The segment tagaccacatccataGCGGTGACCGTCTTCCTCTTGGCGTGCTCGGTGTAGGTGACGGCGTCCCGGATCACGTTCTCCAGAAACACCTTCAGCACCCCGCGGGTCTCCTCGTAGATGAGGCCGGAGATACGCTTCACGCCTCCTCTCCGGGCAAGGCGGCGGATGGCAGGCTTGGTGATGCCCTGGATGTTGTCCCGCAGCACCTTCCTATGGCGCTTAGCGCCTCCTTTTCCGAGCCCCTTACCTCCTTTACCTCTTCCAGACATTATTCAATAGCTAACGACAAAGAAATATGAGGCAACCCATTTTCGGTTGCTCTTTAGAAAGAGGTAAGCGGACCTGATGGGTGACTGAGCACTTTGAGAGGCGGAGTCATGGCTATAATTAGATGTTAAAAAGTCACTGCCTTACCATCAGATTAGGGGCATAAGATGTATACGCAATATAAAGTTACACTTAGCTAAGATCTTTTTTCCCATACAATTCCTGTACTTGGTACAACATAATATTCAACCTAAGATACAATGTAATATTATCCATACTGAGTCCCATTCTTATCAACGTCCCAACATTTGATATAAGGCTCATAACAGATGATATAGATGACGACTGAGAAATAGCAAATCAGAAAAAATGAAATGTCATAAATATAGGACAGCAtaaagtataataaatatatatatatatatatatatatatatatatatatatatatatatatatattagcactgcactataatttattttatataatagATTACTTTATTTAGCACACTGTTGTTCATAGACTTATttttattgaagtaaaaaaaaaaaacatttagaattTAACCGTTTTAATATCCATTATTATATATTGTCCAGataaataataggtatataataagTGACTTGCACAACCTCATTGGGATTGGAGGATGAAAATTCAAAATGGACCAATGAGTCGAACAGATTTCGGCGGGACAAAACAAAATCACTCCAATGACATGCCGCTTCTGGCTGGTCAGTGTAACGTCTGTCCCGGGCTCGGTCTGAGTGTCAGCTCTGCGCTTCGGTCTCTCTTCTCCCTGTAATAATGAGCGCCGCTGATACTGCACTCAGCCAGTCCCGCTCCGGAACACTGCTGCTCAGCCACCCCCTGTATCTCTGTTACTATAGGGAGCACAGCTGGCACGTGTACCTAAGCCAGCATTGTATTGTGCGATCATAAAGATCTCCTTTCATTAAATGCAGCTAAACGGAACCTGATGTCTTATAATGGATTCGGTGCAATATACCTGCAGTGATACCGGAGATTGGATCCCGGTGTTACAcgtgcagtgatacagtaacaataGCATTCTACACAGGGCATCTTGAAAGACAAACAACCTTTTAGCAACTGTGTTTATAGGAGATTCAAAGTGATACGAACAACGGGACCAATTGCTACAATCTACTGATACTTTGTAACATTGGAATAAGATACAATAATTCTCTAGTTCTGCAGCAGCTACACGGGCAGTCACTGCTCTATGGATTGCTTTATGTAAGCACTAATGCTGACATCTGTAATATGATGACTATATGACCCCGCTTTAGTTTGGAAGTGAATATACAGTTCATGGAAGCGGAGATACAAGGCAGATTTGCAAGTAGCACATATAATACCCATCATAGTTTCAGCCCGATTAGAGAGGAGGTGGGTGGCTCTTAGAAGAGCCTTTGTGTTGATGTGGGTCAGAGAAGGGGGTGATTACTTGGCGCTGGTGTACTTGGTAACAgccttggtgccctcggacacggcgtgcttggccagctctcccggcagcagcaagcgtacggcggtctggatctcccgggaggtgatggtCGAGCGCTTGTTGTAATGAGCCAGGCGAGAAGCTTCCCCAGCAATGCGCTCAAAGATGTCAttgacaaaggagttcatgatgcccatagccttggaggagatgccggtgtcagggtgcacctgcttcagcaccttgtagacgtaaatggcgtaactctccttcctgctcttCCTACGCTTCTTCCCATCCTTCTTCTGGGTCTTGGTCACCGCTTTCTTAGAGCCTTTCTTAGGCGCCGGAGCAGACTTTGCTGGATCAGGCATTCTTTAGGATCTCTTCGACACAATGTAGAAAATCTGTGCGGTCATCTCACACATCTGTTTTATTTATAGGCAGCTTATGCAAACGAGGCATCACCAATGCAAGCTACACTATTGGGTAGAAGTGTCATGTGACACTGGTAGGCATCGTAACCCCACTCTTCTTTTTGCGGATTGGTCTGTGGATGAAGTTGAGCTGCATTGTTTAGCTTGTAAGCAGACCAATCACAGAGCAAGCAGCATGTCGCTTCTGAGTATATATGTAAGAGGAGGGCGGTGTTTTAGAGACATTTCTCTCAGTGTTTCTGTTGAAAGAGAGACTCTTTTATCTCATTGAACCTCGCAAGCATGTCTGGAAGAGGGAAACAAGGCGGCAAGACCCGTGCTAAGGCAAAGACTCGCTCATCCCGGGCCGGTCTCCAGTTCCCAGTCGGTCGAGTTCACCGTCTGCTGAGGAAGGGAAACTATGCGGAGCGTGTGGGAGCCGGTGCCCCGGTGTATCTGGCCGCAGTACTGGAGTACCTGACGGCTGAGATTCTTGAGCTTGCCGGAAACGCCGCCCGCGACAACAAGAAGACCCGCATCatcccccgccacctgcagctggctgtgcgcaacgacgaagagctcaataaactgctcggtggggtgaccatcgcccagggaggcgttctgcccaacatccaggccgtgctgctgcccaagaagaccGAGAGCCACAAACCAGCTAAGAGCAAGTGATTTCACTGCTAGATACTTGTCCccgcaacacaaaggctcttttcagagccacccaccctgaCCCCAAAGAGCTGATTCATGATATGCTGTACATGTGGGAGTAAGTAGCCCGCTGTTTAGCGGGAAAGGTGCGAGTATCGTACTTGGCGTGCTTCTGACGGGAAGTAAATCAGACCCTTGCGTGTAACAAGCAGTAGAGCAATGTTATTTCCATAATGTTCTTTCTGCAATAGGACTTATAGCGCTAAACAAATTAAAttaatacaatacagcacagaaaCCGTGGAGCGCAGGGAAGCTATGCAGGAGATACTAAATGGACATTTAGAGAGTGATGAGTGTGTATGAAAGATTCTAGAGCGGGGGCCTCTCGAGCTATGCGGGGATGTGAGTTCCATAGAATCGGAGCTGCACGGCTAAATGCTTGACCCCCAGATTCATTAAGGGAGGTACTAGATGTGTAGGGCAAGTTCCTCGGTAGAGGACTCTATAAAGAGCCGCCTTACAGGCATTTACTTCCATAGAAAAGTGctcatggagccttattaaaacgtTCCCTTACACTTGATCAACTCTAACCTTTCATGGTGAAGACTAGTAGCCCCCTGTGCCCTGACTGCACGCTGAATTGAGGAGGCTCCCGCCACTGTTCCAGGGCAGCGGCAAGCTGGAAGGAAGGTGCGGGTAATTAAGGGATATAGGCCGTGAGCTTAGTGGCTACTAACTACGAGGAGCCTGGGCAGAGCTAAAGGAGGTGGTATCTGTCCAATTAAACACCATTGTGTAACTTATGCTTCAGCTGGTTTAGAAGGatttggtggctctgaaaagagcctttgtgttgctgcgtgtataggagtgccgagtgtctatgccctctcccctcggATTCTGCGGGCTAGCtggatgtctttgggcatgatggtTACCCTCTTGGCGTGGATGGCGCACAGGTTGGTGTCCTCGAACAGCCCCACCAGATAAGCCTCACTGGCCTCTTGTAGGGCCATAACGGCAGAGCTCTGGAAGCGCAGGTCGGTCTTGAAGTCTTGGGCGATCTCACGCACCAAtcgctggaagggcagcttgcggatCAGCAGCTCGGTGGATTTCTGGTAGCGGCGGATCTCTCTGAGAGCAACAGTCCCGGGACGGTAGCGGTGAGGCTTCTTCACGCCGCCGGTAGCTGGGGCGCTTTTCCGAGCAGCCTTGGTTGCCAGCTGCTTGCGGGGAGCTTTACCTCCGGTAGATTTGCGGGCGGTCTGCTTGGTCCTGGCCATCTCTCCTCACGAAACACGTCTAAAGGCAAAAAAACGAATACATATAGAAAGCAGCCGCTAGCATCTCTATTTATGCACTGTGCTGCGCTGTCATTGGATGAGTTAAAGGCGCCTTTCATCCTGATTGGCTTAGGCATATGCATAGTACTTTTCAAAAAGCCCTCCAAGACTTTAGGGTTTCTCCCGGGTGCGGCAACAAAATCAGTCTCCATTAGAGGTTTTATCACGTTTCAGCCAGAAGGATTGCTGTATTCCGGGAAGTCTATGCTGGCATTCTAGCCAGGGGAGAcaatcaaaacacacacacacacacacacacacacacacacacacacacacacacacatagcagtgATACAAGCCTCAAGTCTAAAGAGTCTTGAAATAGAAACcttattacatacagtactgtgaatAGCTACCGTCGGCGGGAATAGTACGTATGGGGACAGATGTGCCTCACCAGCTGTGCTCTCTACTGTCCGGGAGATCACAGTATATGTCTGCAGTAAAAACATCAGCGATTAATATGTCTGCTTACCAAGTAACATTCACGATACGATAGTCATTTGCATATTACAGCATTAAGAATACATTTATCTGGTAGATCTCAATTATCATATTATGAGAAGCTTTAGAACGGAGAATAATCAGATCTTCTGCCTGCATTGGGGACGATGTGATACTAATGTGAAACAGTAAGTAGTGTTACACTATTGTTACTATTCTATGAATACATCAGTAGATACTATCAATACCAAAGTATCAAATAAAACCACAAGCCAAATCTCATTAATCTGAGAAAGACAAAGTACAATACATGGAGAACACAGGAGGACATTTGTCTAGATAGTGTAAGGGTTTGCAATGAATGGGCTATTGGTGGAAATAACAATCAGATACAAGTGAATCACTTTTTCTTTTTGTATAGctgaattattataaatgcatatttaATGAGTTAAGTTTCATTTCCcatttataaaaacaaacaaacaaacaaacaaaaaataagggGTTGTTTGTTTAAGAATTGGCAAAAGGTGTATTTTATTATGTTCAATCGAGTTTAAAACTCTTATAGGGGATTATATTGCTATGAGCACAATGCACATTCAGTGACCTGAATGTATGGGAATTAAGAATAAAAATGTAATGTCATAATAATGACTCACTATGCTATGGTGCACTACAGAATACCTACAGTGAGTGCTCCTCCTTTTATTCTATCTGTGTAGGGGTTGGGTGTGCTACTGTCCATTACTCCTCATGCAATTCTATACCTATTACTGAGATTTAGTTAGTACTAAGGGAAGAGAATATTATAAATGAATAATCCATACTAAGGCAGATGGTGATTGGTGATTACCTCCTACATGGTGCCAGGTGGGATGCttaggggctactggcttacctattGGACCCCTTGCATGTGCTACCATCACTGGAGGACAGACGGCATTTATTTCTTAGAGCGGTGGGTAATTACATTTTAGTAAACTGTTGAGAAACCTTGTGAAATATTTTGGAAATGTTCACACGACCATTTCTATATTTCCACACACTTTTACATCACTGGTGTAAAATAAAGAGTCAAAAggattacaccaggcatgtccaaactgaggccctccagctgttgtgaaactacatatcccagcatgccccgacacagtcttgctgtcagagaatgctaaagctgtgtcagggcatgctggaaagtgtagtttctcaacagctggagggccgcagttgggacatgcctggattACACTGTACAATATGAGTAGAAATGAAACAAGCAAAACTGTTTAGGAACAGAAACTGGTTGTCTTGCTCCTTAAACTTTGCCAGCAAAATGGCCGCCGTTGCCATGGTTACTAGAAATTGCTAGGCAACCGAAAATGGTTGTCATGCTTAATCTACTTGGCCTGAAAAATTGccactttctcctgcagggtccacagggtatccacaggatacattgggatatggatgagcgacagcggatcttgcaccaatcggtcaaagctttctgggctCCCAGTACGCAGTGGGCCCGTCTATATATACCTGccacctggctcaggcaaatcagtttttagtttggtgaggcaggagccggaccatggtctaagggctgctggtttttggcagccataagcttttttactttatttttatagtcttactatttttttctgagtgatctttctaaacagcgtcttatacgtaccttagaaagagtcactccaactacTCCCCGCcgagtcgcgacaacgcttacccacgagtacagtgctgtttcggcgggcgtctgtgtcggataaaactagcaagtccagcagacgttaccaggctgtggccggagcacgggaggaAGGTAAGGCataggttccgcttagagggggaacatggacacagccgcactcttTTGGGggaaactaccaaacagtcgctgacgcggctgccaccgagagtgcacaagtgctaggccttagggatcaaaggctccaggagtagcatgaggctgcgatccctaattTTGAGATCAGCAGTGGGGAGACGGATgcacccctggtcgcccctccccccccgattcacgaccagtttcctccgagtctcctgccataaactgaagcggctgtgtgactggtgcatcagtgttcacttggcAATCTGTGTTCACTATATTTTCACGGAGCGGCGGTGGACACTTATAGCATATGGATCCACTCGTATTTATCGAtt is part of the Pseudophryne corroboree isolate aPseCor3 unplaced genomic scaffold, aPseCor3.hap2 scaffold_1959, whole genome shotgun sequence genome and harbors:
- the LOC135005105 gene encoding histone H4 — its product is MSGRGKGGKGLGKGGAKRHRKVLRDNIQGITKPAIRRLARRGGVKRISGLIYEETRGVLKVFLENVIRDAVTYTEHAKRKTVTAMDVVYALKRQGRTLYGFGG
- the LOC135005103 gene encoding histone H2B 1.1-like, yielding MPDPAKSAPAPKKGSKKAVTKTQKKDGKKRRKSRKESYAIYVYKVLKQVHPDTGISSKAMGIMNSFVNDIFERIAGEASRLAHYNKRSTITSREIQTAVRLLLPGELAKHAVSEGTKAVTKYTSAK
- the LOC135005100 gene encoding histone H2A type 1-like, which encodes MSGRGKQGGKTRAKAKTRSSRAGLQFPVGRVHRLLRKGNYAERVGAGAPVYLAAVLEYLTAEILELAGNAARDNKKTRIIPRHLQLAVRNDEELNKLLGGVTIAQGGVLPNIQAVLLPKKTESHKPAKSK
- the LOC135005098 gene encoding histone H3, with protein sequence MARTKQTARKSTGGKAPRKQLATKAARKSAPATGGVKKPHRYRPGTVALREIRRYQKSTELLIRKLPFQRLVREIAQDFKTDLRFQSSAVMALQEASEAYLVGLFEDTNLCAIHAKRVTIMPKDIQLARRIRGERA